The following DNA comes from Metopolophium dirhodum isolate CAU chromosome 8, ASM1992520v1, whole genome shotgun sequence.
ATcataataacatacaataaatgaaaaaaatagctATGAGTAGAGCTCCCACCTCTCCGGTTTTACATATAAACTACCAATTATGGGTCTAGTGAATAAATCTCTGGGCTGTTATAAATTAGTACTAAGATAACTTTAACTATTTCTTCCATTTCATTACCTACTTTATCACCCCTCATAAACACATCTTTCATAAGTAATAAGTGTATTAGCGTATAGGCAGTGCCGCAAAAAAGGGGGTGTGCAGAGCGTGCCACGCACACGGGCCCCTTATTATGTAGTTGCGGCACTGCGTAAAGACATGGTGTCTAGTATACGGCCTACagatatattttgataactttttttttacttaataggCATTCCATCTTTTAATGGTGACAGTCCTAGTTATGAATTAAGTGcttttaatatctaaaatactaaaatatcttCGTAGAAATAAATTACCTGACTTTAATGTAATCTGACAGTAACCATCTATATATGGCTTTAGTTGCATGAGTCATATAACATTTTCCTTTGAATTTAGTCTTGAGTAAAAACCACGGTAATGCTCCACTATGGTCCAAATGAAaactgttgaaaataataaaaacacattaattagaattaattaggcataattttatttttttttatttttatttactgagtGATTAAAAGTAAATCAATTTCGTTCGCTTCAATGAGATCAACAAATGGCAATGCATCTAAACCTTGAAGGCCTGGATGAATTCCACAATCAAGCTAAGAAATAATACAATTCagttagataaaaatataaattcagaaATAGAACTTAAGACTTGCCATAATTTTTTTGCCTTTGAATTCCATAACAATACATGATCTACCAACCTCTTGTCCTGCacctctaaaatataaaatttaataaaaagttattattttgtatcataacataaaactaaataattgtagtataatgtatcttataagttttgtaacaaataataaatgaaacacCAATATtgcatatcattatttattttaactaataattattctagtaacttattgttatacatacatatttcataaattattaatacatttaaaaatttatatttttgacatgttatttttacaattatagtatataatatataaaaaattaaatggtaaataattatatacaattaaataataaagtcgataaattataattaaagattataaatgtataacttaaaatatgaaaaccatgtaaatttataaaataattgaacaaattgtaagtacctaacatcatattttaaattatgtcttcaataacatttttaaggagatatttgtaaatataaaaagaacattttcaaTGAAgtatcagtttttaaaatatttgtgttaattatttaatattacattttcataatgacctagtttaaaatattaattattatagaataaaaatataattatttattaaattctatgaaaaataaaatatttaattaaattattcatatttccaAACTGTCCATTTTTAAGTCTGCGTCATCTTCTTCATCACTACAAGGATTAGAATTTGGAACCTctgttttaatatgattttctgaaaaaattattttagctaGTTCTTCACGATTTAGATTTGTAGACCAGTCTTCATATTCATCTTTGGGCACTTCAATTTCTGAAGAACACTCGTTATATTCATCTTCATTCTGATTATCTTCATCAATTACTTCTTCTAATCTTCTCATAATTTGTTGCCTAGTATAATCTAAATTGTCTTCCTCCATGTAATCACTGTATAGTTTAATATGTTCATTTCCACAAGAAGGTAAATTACCAGCTAAATACTTCTGCCATGCCCTTTCTAAATATCCATACATAACATTTCTTATGTCTTCTATAAACTCCTTTTTAAGCCAACCAGCATGTTTACTGCAAGTAGTTGATAGAGATGCATTTTTAAGCATCTCTTTCACTTCTGGCAAATGTATATCACACAGTTGATAGTTAGCAACAATTGATAAAGGAAATGAATttggagaaaaataaaattgtttttcagcTGTATTAGGATTATAGTCTTCGATGTTGAATTTTGCTATTTTAGGATTAGACGAATTGTGTTCATCAAACCATTGATTGCGAATCTCAATAACTTGATATATGTAATTTGATGGATCGTTGTGGTAGTTGTACCCATGcctgtaaaaaaaaagcaaatttaATATACCAATTACTACTcctaagaaataaaataaatcattaaataaattacctgaCCCACATGCGCCGAAATGGTCCAGTAGTGGTAAAATAGCCAGTGGTTGGTAATAGGTATTTCATCTTTTCCTTATTTATAACTTTGGCAAAATGAAACAAAGCCGGTTTTACCCAGATTGGCcttttttcaaatagtttatCCATCAATCTTTTTTCATCAggagaaaacatttttacagttaAACAATACTTTAATAAATCCAGAGGCATAGGTGGTAGGTCAGTATCCTCAAAACGATTATTTTTAGTGAAATTGCGTAAATATGGCCTTAATCTATGTTTTTTAGACAACATATccaattttttaagatttaccATATCATAAAAATCTGTCTGAGGTTCATTGAATTTACTTAGCTTGCtaggtaataatgataaagGCACATCTTTTTCTAAAGCCCAATTTAtatccaataatttatttgtactcCATAATTCAGAACAATTGGGATTAGGcggaaaatatgcaaaatccataatatttgtaaatgtaaACGTTTTTTGTACAAATCCAATTACATGAGCTGGTAATACTTCTATAGGAATTTTTTCAccggtttttttatttaatttatattttgtctttACAGCGACCAGTAATGAACGTTCATAATGTTTGTTCCCTGAGAGTGATGGTCCAAATTCTGATCTTACTAAGTTGACTGATAGCGTAGCTTCTGAATTCTCAAATGCATGAGTAATCTCATCAATGCCTCCAAGATTTTCGATTGCTCGTTCAGCATTATTAACAATACCAggataaattatacaatttaaaagttttagttTGGAAGGACTGATAATTTCAGCTTCTTCGGATGATtccattattcaaatataatgaaacttaaattaaataataatgattataatggcTTACAGCGGTTTGATAGTAAGTTTATCATTTTCTTCTTCAGATATCTGAATTTCCTCCTTTTTATCTTGAGCCGACAACATTTTTCctaaacaaaatcaaataaaagaCAAAAGAAACCAATAACAACAAAAGTTATTTAGTTGTAATATTGTAAGTTAAAATAGAAAggaaattatgttttaactcatgtcttttacatttatttaaaacttaaaatttaagtttttacttataGTAAGTCTAATAGTCTAGTAGTCACTAGTCTAAGAAAGTCGAAAGTTAAGTTGTTGTAATTACGTTACTATTTGGTACTTGGTagtatatagactatagagatAAATGATAATTCTAAAATCTTTGaggttacatttaaatatttaatcaaaccGCCAACCGGTAGAGATATTATAGTGGTAACTACCACTGTCTACCAAAACATATAACACTCGAAACTCGATCAGCtggtaaccaaaaaatctcaaaaaaataaaacgcagtttttagattctgagcaagcgatataaatgtattgattttacaatgatgtgtgatttttatttttttattattttctcatttttatgtctgtcatcacggtttgggatagtaaaactgcttcgattttattgatatttatagaaaaaaaaactaaaaaaattgaaaactgacaatgtccgtgaacagctcaaaatatttggaaaatgttatggtgtatagaaaatgctaatatagagttgcaccaaaaaccaaaatcgattttctcaaaaacagattttgcgtaaaaattcccgtttttccttaatttttcttttgtttttcacggcgcttttgaaaactacctggcaatttttacttttgatcccccaaagtaccaactagattcagtttcttatcagaaaagttattgttgaagaaattccaagcacttttactgtcctaaaaggtgatgacagacactttaaaaaatttaaaaaaaaaacacatcattgtaaaatcaatacattcatcgctcagactattattatatagctatgggtacaatgatattataatatcattgaattcaaatttaataccagtGTCGGGGAAGTTACTTATTTtgggtaattaaattacattactaattactaatcaaaattgtaactaaattatttttaagttacttttttttcattttgtcaagttacattacttttgagttttaaaagtaactcaattacaatagaagttacttttttttttttaatatcactggagcttaataactatttttcctATATGACAATACACAAACTAAATAATGACTATcaacaatatgaaattattaacaattaatactaATCTACCCATTAAATATCaatctttatttttcaaatttattttaaa
Coding sequences within:
- the LOC132950418 gene encoding uncharacterized protein LOC132950418 — translated: MESSEEAEIISPSKLKLLNCIIYPGIVNNAERAIENLGGIDEITHAFENSEATLSVNLVRSEFGPSLSGNKHYERSLLVAVKTKYKLNKKTGEKIPIEVLPAHVIGFVQKTFTFTNIMDFAYFPPNPNCSELWSTNKLLDINWALEKDVPLSLLPSKLSKFNEPQTDFYDMVNLKKLDMLSKKHRLRPYLRNFTKNNRFEDTDLPPMPLDLLKYCLTVKMFSPDEKRLMDKLFEKRPIWVKPALFHFAKVINKEKMKYLLPTTGYFTTTGPFRRMWVRHGYNYHNDPSNYIYQVIEIRNQWFDEHNSSNPKIAKFNIEDYNPNTAEKQFYFSPNSFPLSIVANYQLCDIHLPEVKEMLKNASLSTTCSKHAGWLKKEFIEDIRNVMYGYLERAWQKYLAGNLPSCGNEHIKLYSDYMEEDNLDYTRQQIMRRLEEVIDEDNQNEDEYNECSSEIEVPKDEYEDWSTNLNREELAKIIFSENHIKTEVPNSNPCSDEEDDADLKMDSLEI